Proteins co-encoded in one Yamadazyma tenuis chromosome 1, complete sequence genomic window:
- a CDS encoding uncharacterized protein (EggNog:ENOG503PVFM) yields MSSVSWPVLSSKDSNVSSPSPTKSSKSRSSSVSPFKASPTKRSKLSPTRFIPTTEASSSLQGKGLGFTIYEDKIHKTTSNFNDLEIDGKENINALIKESNTNEQENILQPKFKILKQHSMHQPRKPLANLSIADFKGYIIQNDCVETLNEPLIPSTFKNDSNSAHKFHFGLPSFISPMKSNTKFLFRSDLNSIPDGLENEFNADDELELILLSKSVAIQSSKSHRRSLSLGKNDLKRNLIKKNGFTILSN; encoded by the coding sequence ATGTCAAGTGTCTCATGGCCGGTGTTATCCTCGAAAGACTCCAATGTGTCTTCCCCATCGCCAACCAAGTCCAGCAAGTCGAGATCCAGTTCCGTTTCTCCCTTCAAAGCTTCGCCCACTAAGAGATCGAAGTTGTCTCCCACCAGATTTATACCCACCACTGAAGCTTCATCGTCTTTGCAGGGCAAAGGCTTGGGCTTCACCATTTATGAAGacaaaatccacaaaacaaCCAGTAatttcaacgacttggaaATTGACGGTAAAGAAAACATTAATGCTCTCATTAAGGAATCCAACACTAACGAGCAAGAGAACATCTTACAACCAAAGTTTAAGATATTGAAACAACACTCCATGCATCAGCCAAGAAAGCCTTTGGCAAACTTAAGCATCGCCGACTTCAAAGGCTACATTATACAAAATGATTGTGTCGAGACTTTGAATGAGCCACTTATCCCAAGCaccttcaaaaatgatTCTAACTCGGCCCACAAGTTCCACTTCGGCTTACCATCTTTTATTTCTCCCATGAAatcaaacaccaaattCTTGTTCAGATCGGATTTGAACCTGATTCCAGACGGATTGGAGAATGAATTCAATGCGgatgatgagttggagCTTATATTACTCCTGAAGCTGGTGGCTATTCAGTCAAGCAAACTGCATAGAAGATCTTTGAGCTTAGGTAAAAACGACTTAAAGCggaacttgatcaaaaagaaTGGTTTTACCATATTATCCAACTGA
- the srp72 gene encoding Signal recognition particle subunit SRP72 (COG:U; EggNog:ENOG503NWFW), whose product MSTSIAQAFKKLNVSSVSEDHVNIFEVSYQYLSNVKKFNDVKSFNNCLVALINLDKYDKALELIKKVKSEELIQQFSIEVGYIYYKTKQSQLLQELYQRILSRDSTSKFMIRGLKHIVAQDYYQKGEDKQALELYQDLIKENDEIDNSLDLYTNELAIISQLNFSSHELKEPLSSTDEQNHDLVFNQALISLSENKATLALSQLDKALELLGYLKLDDESYQIEKCPIVLFKAYIYQTEGQKEEALKLLEDLKLNKFNDIMINLIINNNYYAINEVLVDQTGSDRNVNLAQRVLNYQQNLAITARKLNHGQYTTLIQNNILLKYLTNSLTVKSNQLSSFNLSKLVSKGNFSLLSFKVLIKLGITNEDLISSPRVVSKKLFKAINKSEITEANFNELVACALILLSIDSVSGNYNRSVISLEKLTEFNFKQLSKLLPGLIGSLVNLYETVDATEKLNKLYNTLIQTLDNASSLSHVDFNFFKVIGFKLLIVNDERYNTVFTKLNQANSEDVLIKNVLHNSSEHLLPVETLVSSVDDDIVNTDIDSLIPVSQVSKSSSSSSKVEKKRTKKARFGPSKVLKPADQINLDQERWLPLKLRSNYKPKKSKKKVSTHQGAIESAGASQVSTPSSTPAPTMSNESSAGSSKKANKKKKKGKK is encoded by the coding sequence ATGTCCACCTCTATAGCTCAGgccttcaagaagttgaacgtGTCACTGGTATCCGAAGACCATGTGAACATATTTGAGGTGTCATATCAGTACTTATCTAAcgtcaagaaattcaacGATGTTAAgtctttcaacaactgtTTAGTTgcattgatcaacttggataagtACGATAAAGCATTGGAATTAATCAAAAAAGTAAAGAGTGAAGAGCTCATTCAACAGTTTTCCATAGAAGTGGGATACATCTACTATAAAACCAAACAGTCCCAGTTACTACAAGAATTGTATCAACGCATCTTATCGAGAGATAGCACTTCCAAGTTTATGATTAGAGGGTTGAAACATATTGTAGCACAAGACTACTATCAAAAAGGAGAAGATAAGCAAGCTTTAGAGTTATACcaagacttgatcaaagaaaacgATGAAATTGATAACTCGTTAGACTTGTACACTAATGAGTTGGCTATAATAAGTCAGTTGAACTTCTCAAGCCATGAGTTGAAAGAGCCTCTTTCCTCCACAGATGAACAGAACCATGATTTGGTGTTCAACCAGGCATTAATTTCATTGAGTGAGAACAAAGCAACTTTAGCATTATCCCAACTAGACAAAGCTTTGGAGTTGTTAGGTTATTTGAAGTTAGATGATGAAAGTTatcaaattgaaaaatGCCCAATAGTGTTGTTCAAGGCATACATTTATCAAACTGAAGgtcaaaaagaagaagcattGAAGTTATTGGAAGACTTAAAGTTGAATAAATTCAATGATATAATGATCAACTTAATTATAAATAACAATTACTATGCCATCAACGAGGTATTGGTTGACCAAACTGGTTCAGATAGAAACGTTAACTTGGCACAAAGGGTATTGAACTACCAACAAAACTTGGCAATAACAGCTAGAAAATTAAACCATGGACAATACACCACCTTGATCCAAAATAATATCTTattgaagtacttgaccaactcgTTAACGGTGAAGTCTAACCAATTATCCAGTTTCAACTTAAGTAAGTTGGTCAGCAAAGGCAACTTCAGCTTGTTGtctttcaaggtgttgattaAGTTGGGTATAACAAATGAGGACTTGATTTCTAGCCCACGCGTAGTAAGCAAAAAGCTCTTTAAAGCTATTAACAAAAGCGAAATCACAGAAGCAAACTTCAATGAGTTGGTTGCCTGTGCATTGATTTTACTTTCAATTGACTCAGTTTCTGGAAACTACAATCGTTCTGTTATCAGTTTGGAGAAGTTAACTGAGTTTAATTTCAAGCAACTATCGAAATTATTACCCGGCTTAATTGGgtctttggtgaacttATATGAGACGGTTGATGCaactgaaaaattgaacaaattgtACAACACATTGATACAAACACTCGACAATGCCTCGAGTTTATCACACGTCgatttcaactttttcaaagtaattggattcaagttgttgattgtTAACGATGAAAGATACAATACAGTGTTCACCAAACTCAACCAAGCCAACTCTGAAGACGTCTTGATTAAAAACGTTTTACACAACTCTAGTGAACACTTATTGCCTGTGGAAACACTAGTGTCTTCggtggatgatgatatcgTGAACACCGATATAGACTCTTTGATTCCTGTGTCACAAGTTTCAAAGCTGTCTAGCAGCAGCAGTAAAGTCGAGAAAAAGAGAACCAAAAAAGCTAGATTTGGTCCTAGTAAAGTGTTGAAACCGGCAGaccaaatcaacttggatcaagaaagatggttgcctttgaagttgagatCTAACTATAAACCTAAGAAGTCTAAAAAGAAGGTGTCAACTCATCAAGGAGCAATTGAATCAGCAGGTGCCTCGCAAGTATCTAccccatcatcaactcctGCTCCAACCATGTCCAACGAGTCTTCTGCCGGTTCCTCGAAGAAGgccaacaagaagaagaagaagggtAAAAAGTAA